One part of the Haliaeetus albicilla chromosome 27, bHalAlb1.1, whole genome shotgun sequence genome encodes these proteins:
- the MXD3 gene encoding max dimerization protein 3 isoform X2 translates to MEPAVTSIQVLLQAAEFLERRERGAVGPRYPPCLAEAEHGYASLCPARSRRAVGSVRRAQLRCCLERLKQQVPVGAGPARSTTLSLLHRARLHIQRLEEQELRARRAKDRLRNRQRSLRRRLERLLSPTGGERARADSLDSSQLSEPSEGEDAEIEVDGAVFSGDLLPSFCTGRDHSYSSPRSPAS, encoded by the exons ATGGAGCCGGCGGTCACCAGCAtccaggtgctgctgcaggcGGCCGAGTTCCTGGAGCGGCGGGAGCGCGGGGCGGTCGGTCCCCGGTACCCGCCGTGCCTGGCCGAGGCCGAGCACGGTTACGCCTCGCTCTGCCCCGCGCGGTCCCGCCGGGCCGTGGGAAGCGTCAG GAGAGCCCAGCTCCGGTGCTGCCTGGAGCGGCTGAAGCAGCAGGTGCCGGTAGGCGCGGGGCCGGCCCGTTCCACCACGCTGAGCCTCCTGCACCGTGCACGGCTTCACATCCAG AGACTGGAGGAGCAAGAGCTGAGGGCACGGAGGGCCAAGGACCGGCTGCGCAATCGGCAGCGGAGCCTGCGGCGGCGGCTGGAACGGCTGCTCTCACCCACAGGAGGGGAACGGGCACGGGCAGACAGCCTAGACTCATCCCAGCTCTCAGAACCCTCcgagggag AGGATGCTGAGATAGAGGTGGACGGTGCAGTGTTCAGTGGGGACCTGCTGCCCAGCTTCTGCACCGGGAGGGACCACAGCTACTCCAGCCCTCGCAGCCCCGCGTCCTGA
- the MXD3 gene encoding max dimerization protein 3 isoform X1, whose protein sequence is MEPAVTSIQVLLQAAEFLERRERGAVGPRYPPCLAEAEHGYASLCPARSRRAVGSVRSVHNALEKHRRAQLRCCLERLKQQVPVGAGPARSTTLSLLHRARLHIQRLEEQELRARRAKDRLRNRQRSLRRRLERLLSPTGGERARADSLDSSQLSEPSEGEDAEIEVDGAVFSGDLLPSFCTGRDHSYSSPRSPAS, encoded by the exons ATGGAGCCGGCGGTCACCAGCAtccaggtgctgctgcaggcGGCCGAGTTCCTGGAGCGGCGGGAGCGCGGGGCGGTCGGTCCCCGGTACCCGCCGTGCCTGGCCGAGGCCGAGCACGGTTACGCCTCGCTCTGCCCCGCGCGGTCCCGCCGGGCCGTGGGAAGCGTCAG GTCGGTGCACAACGCGCTGGAGAAGCACAG GAGAGCCCAGCTCCGGTGCTGCCTGGAGCGGCTGAAGCAGCAGGTGCCGGTAGGCGCGGGGCCGGCCCGTTCCACCACGCTGAGCCTCCTGCACCGTGCACGGCTTCACATCCAG AGACTGGAGGAGCAAGAGCTGAGGGCACGGAGGGCCAAGGACCGGCTGCGCAATCGGCAGCGGAGCCTGCGGCGGCGGCTGGAACGGCTGCTCTCACCCACAGGAGGGGAACGGGCACGGGCAGACAGCCTAGACTCATCCCAGCTCTCAGAACCCTCcgagggag AGGATGCTGAGATAGAGGTGGACGGTGCAGTGTTCAGTGGGGACCTGCTGCCCAGCTTCTGCACCGGGAGGGACCACAGCTACTCCAGCCCTCGCAGCCCCGCGTCCTGA
- the PRELID1 gene encoding PRELI domain-containing protein 1, mitochondrial, with protein sequence MGKYCASLGVLKGPWDQVFAAFWQRYPNPYSKHVLTEDIVHREVTADHKLLSRRLLTKTNRMPRWAERFFPANVAHSVYILEDSIVDPKNRTMTTFTWNINHARLMVVEERCVYQVNPENSNWTEVKREAWVSSSLFGVSRAVQEFGLARFKSNVTKSTKGFEYVLARMQGEAPSKTLVETAKEATEKAKETALAATEKAKDLASKAATKKKQYV encoded by the exons ATGGGGAAGTACTGCGCCAGCCTGGGCGTCCTCAAGGGGCCCTGGGACCAGGTCTTCGCCGCCTTCTGGCAGCGCTACCCCAACCCCTACAG CAAACATGTCCTGACTGAAGATATCGTGCACCGGGAGGTGACGGCGGACCACAAGCTGCTCTCCCGGCGGCTCCTGACCAAGACCAACCGGATGCCCCGCTGGGCAGAGCGCTTCTTCCCGGCCAATGTCGCCCACTCCGTCTACATCCTGGAGGACTCTATCGTGGACCCCAAGAACCGAACCATGACCACATTCACCTGGAACATCAACCACGCACGTCTCATG GTGGTGGAGGAGCGCTGCGTGTACCAGGTGAACCCGGAGAACAGCAACTGGACCGAGGTCAAGCGGGAAGCCTGGGTCTCATCCAGCCTGTTTGGTGTCTCACGGGCCGTCCAG GAGTTTGGTCTGGCCAGGTTCAAAAGCAACGTGACCAAGAGCACTAAGGGATTTGAATATGTGCTAGCAAGAATGCAAG GAGAAGCTCCATCCAAAACACTGGTGGAGACAGCTAAGGAAGCGACCGAGAAAGCCAAGGAGACGGCTCTGGCTGCTACGGAGAAAGCCAAGGACTTGGCGAGCAAGGCAGCCACCAAGAAGAAGCAGTACGTGTGA
- the RAB24 gene encoding ras-related protein Rab-24, whose translation MSGRRVDAKVVLLGQEGVGKSSLVERCAHRRFRPGPYQNTIGAAFVAKVMSVGDQTVTLGIWDTAGSERYEAMSRIYYRGARAAVVCYDLTDSSSFQRAKFWVNELQNCEEGCRIYLCGTKSDLLEEDRRKRGVDFHDVQDYADEIKAELFETSSKTGQSVDELFQKVAEDYVHFTAFQVMTEEKGVDLGQRSGAYFYSCCHH comes from the exons atgAGCGGTCGGCGGGTGGACGCCAAggtggtgctgctggggcaggagggcgTGGGCAAGAGCAGCCTGGTGGAGCGCTGCGCCCACCGCCGCTTCCGGCCCGGGCCCTACCAGAAC ACGATCGGGGCTGCCTTCGTGGCTAAGGTGATGTCCGTGGGGGACCAGACGGTGACCCTGGGGATCTGG gACACGGCTGGTTCGGAGCGCTACGAGGCCATGAGCCGCATCTACTACCGTGGGGCACGGGCCGCCGTCGTCTGCTACG ATCTCACCgacagcagcagcttccagcgAGCCAAGTTCTGGGTGAACGAGCTGCAGAACTGCGAGGAG GGCTGCCGGATCTACCTGTGTGGCACCAAGAGCGACTTGCTGGAGGAGGACAGGAGGAAGCGGGGGGTTGACTTCCACGACGTGCAGGACTACGCTGACG AGATCAAGGCAGAGCTCTTCGAGACCTCCAGTAAGACGGGCCAGAGCGTGG ATGAGCTGTTCCAGAAGGTGGCTGAGGACTACGTCCACTTCACCGCCTTCCAGGTGATGACAG AGGAGAAAGGTGTTGACCTGGGCCAGAGGAGTGGCGCCTACTTCTACAGCTGCTGCCACCACTGA